In Tachysurus vachellii isolate PV-2020 chromosome 24, HZAU_Pvac_v1, whole genome shotgun sequence, the sequence TTGCGCGGTTTTTTTACACGGTATGCAGGACTGGATATACCATCAGGCTTGTGCTTCACTGAATTGACGGTCACTTCTGTGCAACCAAGATTTCTCAATTTTGTTCTATAGTTGGCaagtttatattttaaactttctttCCATCCACTGTATCCACTAACAGAACCTCTGTCTTTCAAGCAAGGGTGCTTTTGAATGAGTGCAGCAGCTACCTGATTGTATTCTGCATCAGTAGGGTACACTTTGTACTTAACCATTTCTTCTGCAAGTCCATCTAAGATGGAACTTTTCAGTTTTGGGTCAGGACTGCGAAAAATGCCCTGAGTTTTGAAAGCTGCATTACCTTGTTCCAGTTTCAGCTCTGCATCATATGTGAAACGAGGTACCATGAAAACAGCAGGCCATGCGGAGGACTTCATGCTAGAGGATGACTCAGAAGAAAAACTCACAGAAGGTTCAGAGTTTGTTGAAGTAGACAGAGAAGAGCAAAGTATAAGTGCATCACAGGATGAGAGTGACTGAGCTGATGAGGAGCACGCACTTCCAATTTGAGATGCGTTCACATGTGGTATGGATAAGTCATTACAGTCACTTAATGCTGTCAGAAATACCACCTTTAAGGTACTTTTGTCTTGGATTTCGGATGTGGACATGAGATTCATGAAGTCATTGTCAAAATCAGGGTCCATGAATTGCAATCTAAAATTTCCTTGGAGATTACACTGCTTTGCAATTTCCTTTGTTAAATCACCAACAGAAGCAGGCATGCCATCCTGAAGGATCACCTTCTGAGAGTTGTTTTCTCCAAGGAAAATTTTTAGCCGGATTGAAGTAGTCATTGTGGtaattctgtataaaaaaaatggagataAATTTGTAGtaagttattatttaaaagGCAACAAAATTAATGGTTCAAAGGAAACAGATAAGCAGTTTTTTAATGATACAGGTAAATACAGCCAGTCACCTTTTATGCATGTACTTGTCTTTTTAAAGTCACCATACGCAATGGACCAACCATGTAGTCAGCCAAAGGATAATTGTCTGCTAAATCACGATGTTCAACAAAGAACATCTCTCTTGTTGGTGATGCACAAAGTTCAAAAGCCCTGAAGTGTTCCCTGTACCAACCACACAATCGTTTCATTATGAAGCACAATTTCTTTTGAACTATACAAATCTGAACAACTTCTCCAAAGTCAGGGAGGCCACTTGTAGTTCCATGTGCCAGGATCATACCACTTCTGAAGTTCAAGCCATTGTTAGACGCATTCTTACCCAAATGGACCTCTGATACATTTGGGTATTTATCTTTGATCATCTGAGCAACTTCTGTATGCAAAACATCAAGAGGAACCGTTGAGGCAGTCGAAACTTCCAGTGTATGTTTTTCCTGCGTACTTTTCAAGTGGTAGGAAATCATCAGCTGATGTTTTACAGCGAGTGAGTAGGGAACATTTTTGAAGCAATTTGTGTGTCCTGCAACCTGCTTAAAAAAGCTGTGTTTTGCTTCAAAACGCATTGTCCATAGACTGACAAGAGGACCAAACAATTTTAGCATCCCAGGGTAATGTTCCAAAAAGTGGTGCTTTGGCAGAAGTTTGACGTTGGGGAAGAGTTCTTGGTACCTCTGCCTGTGTTCAGAAATTTTCATCTCGAGGTAGGATATGGATTCATGTGTGTACAGGGGAACCACCAACTCAACAATATCCTTCAAGTCCATTAGCACCTGCCATGCAGGCTCACCTTCAGGCACCACATGCCCAATCAGGAATGGAAGCAATCTGATCACACTCCAATTTTCATGGCCATTCCCTCCTATTGTGTTACGCCGTGAAAATGTACAAGGAATTTCATGAGGCTTGTTCTTTTTGTCTTCCCACTTGTAGGAGAATTGATTTATTGAGGATTTCTAAAGAAAGGTATTTCTTCGATATCAGCAAAGCCAAGCAATGTGCAAGTTCTACAGGCACTACACCCTCAAAAATGTCATGTAGCACATCTGGTGGATAACCAGATAGCACATTGAAATGAGAGAGGTGCTTAGAAAAAACACATTCTCTTTTCACTCCACAACAGCTTGTGCCATTTTCCAGTGCATTATTTACATGATCTTTATGAAGATCTTTATCTCTGATGTTGAATGCACTGGACCAAACTTCTTTTGTCTGCACATCGGAACTCTTTCCCAGACAAAATCAACAAAAGAACTCTGCTGAAAAGCTTTCAACAAAGCCAGCAAGACCATGTGCTGCCAAGTTGTCTGCCACCACACAATAAACAGTACCTTTAAGAAAGGAccaagaagatgaatgaatatgccATCTTTTTCTAGAATTGAAAGGTCACGCAGAAGAGGATCAAGGACTTTCTCGTACCCATAGTGCTTCAAATCCACACTTTTGCACAGAAGAGCCAAATAaattgaggaaagagatgaattGGAGCCTGGGGGTAAATTGCTCAAAATCCAGTACACAGCAAAAAGCTTGTGTTTCTTTCTGGACGTCCCAAGCGGGTTACACACCTCAAAATCATCTGCATATAAAGTCAAAGACACGGTTAAATCTTCCCCAGACAAGAAACTGTTTTCTTTGAAGTGTGTACCATCCTGAAACGACCTGTAACGGTTGGTGTCACAACTTGCTGGACTAGCTCTTAATCTATGGTTTTCAACAACTTTGTTAACAAGTTCCTGCTTAGCCAAAAGCAGCTATAAAGATTTCAAAATTGGAATGT encodes:
- the LOC132839498 gene encoding uncharacterized protein LOC132839498 isoform X1: MHKRITTMTTSIRLKIFLGENNSQKVILQDGMPASVGDLTKEIAKQCNLQGNFRLQFMDPDFDNDFMNLMSTSEIQDKSTLKVVFLTALSDCNDLSIPHVNASQIGSACSSSAQSLSSCDALILCSSLSTSTNSEPSVSFSSESSSSMKSSAWPAVFMVPRFTYDAELKLEQGNAAFKTQGIFRSPDPKLKSSILDGLAEEMVKYKVYPTDAEYNQVAAALIQKHPCLKDRGSVSGYSGWKESLKYKLANYRTKLRNLGCTEVTVNSVKHKPDGISSPAYRVKKPRKAEVNYCPPHPPGETEETLEEVRKTLLIEVKKNNKNNVRMLMDKTLSIRRHEVIKEPLISDFKIRWPALFKTEEICAEFERITTIPLASTFFSKLDGYSGKLMKIFANRGGVIGQKIKHLLVPTTQTDDIEVKRECVIKALCAYLNEEPTRLFQECFDTDSATAQEAIQETVMGIYITRLEGSEMEDSLGDVGVVLEGHKVLQNLCSVPYAAAMLMGLIYGLNLSYPPELRYTFEALQKLILGLDGNKLSNKVQTLKSKLFCV
- the LOC132839498 gene encoding uncharacterized protein LOC132839498 isoform X2; translation: MTTSIRLKIFLGENNSQKVILQDGMPASVGDLTKEIAKQCNLQGNFRLQFMDPDFDNDFMNLMSTSEIQDKSTLKVVFLTALSDCNDLSIPHVNASQIGSACSSSAQSLSSCDALILCSSLSTSTNSEPSVSFSSESSSSMKSSAWPAVFMVPRFTYDAELKLEQGNAAFKTQGIFRSPDPKLKSSILDGLAEEMVKYKVYPTDAEYNQVAAALIQKHPCLKDRGSVSGYSGWKESLKYKLANYRTKLRNLGCTEVTVNSVKHKPDGISSPAYRVKKPRKAEVNYCPPHPPGETEETLEEVRKTLLIEVKKNNKNNVRMLMDKTLSIRRHEVIKEPLISDFKIRWPALFKTEEICAEFERITTIPLASTFFSKLDGYSGKLMKIFANRGGVIGQKIKHLLVPTTQTDDIEVKRECVIKALCAYLNEEPTRLFQECFDTDSATAQEAIQETVMGIYITRLEGSEMEDSLGDVGVVLEGHKVLQNLCSVPYAAAMLMGLIYGLNLSYPPELRYTFEALQKLILGLDGNKLSNKVQTLKSKLFCV